A genomic region of Candidatus Methylomirabilota bacterium contains the following coding sequences:
- a CDS encoding UPF0104 family protein, which translates to MRPQHLTRRLVMIAGLGALVAVGLAAAANLPATVEALGRFHWRLLPLVVGATLGNYVLRFLKWHYYLRVLAIPLGARPSLLVFLAGFT; encoded by the coding sequence ATGCGCCCGCAGCACCTCACGCGCCGCCTCGTCATGATCGCGGGGCTCGGCGCCCTCGTGGCAGTAGGACTCGCAGCGGCCGCTAACCTGCCGGCGACCGTCGAAGCCCTGGGACGGTTTCACTGGCGGCTCCTCCCGCTCGTCGTCGGGGCCACCTTGGGGAACTACGTCCTCCGCTTCCTCAAGTGGCACTACTACCTCCGGGTGCTCGCCATCCCCCTCGGCGCTCGGCCGAGTCTCCTCGTCTTCCTGGCGGGATTCAC